From Mustela nigripes isolate SB6536 chromosome 13, MUSNIG.SB6536, whole genome shotgun sequence, one genomic window encodes:
- the LOC131999004 gene encoding uncharacterized protein LOC131999004 isoform X3: MKMSAGSCFCLKLWALTGAVSTIKFFLSEAFLGRHFEAVELEGKEPEPGDLFLFRLLSPTGRWCGAHVGVYCGRGEIIHFEGRNVASQGPHAFLGSCEGIVSKQGQRPLQRSRSLWRVLRRRGGVDPVGLERRVREAMDADPPPYHPTRSNCVHFALRLLGPGPTLDPLRIDGSPVSSVSVAPLPSHDPTPPPPPQPVNKQG, translated from the exons GCCCTGACAGGGGCAGTGAGCACCATTAAGTTCTTCCTGTCTGAGGCCTTCCTGGGGCGGCACTTCGAGGCGGTGGAGTTGGAAGGCAAGGAGCCCGAGCCGGGAGACCTCTTCCTGTTCAGGCTGTTGTCCCCCACGGGACGCTGGTGCGGGGCCCACGTGGGAGTGTACTGTGGCCGCGGGGAGATCATCCATTTCGAAG GGAGGAATGTCGCCAGCCAAGGGCCTCACGCGTTTCTGGGCTCCTGCGAAGGCATTGTATCCAAACAGGGGCAGCGCCCGCTGCAGCGCTCCCGCTCGCTGTGGCGTGTGCTGCGTAGACGTGGCGGCGTTGACCCGGTGGGCCTGGAGCGCCGTGTGCGCGAGGCCATGGACGCCGACCCGCCCCCCTACCACCCCACGCGCAGCAACTGCGTGCACTTTGCGCTGCGTCTGCTCGGCCCCGGGCCCACCCTGGACCCCCTGCGAATAGACGGCAGTCCTGTTAGCTCGGTGAGTGTGGCTCCGTTACCCAGCCACGACCCCACCCCGCCTCCGCCTCCACAGCCAGTTAACAAACAGGGCTAA
- the LOC131999004 gene encoding uncharacterized protein LOC131999004 isoform X4 — MLLSEAALTGAVSTIKFFLSEAFLGRHFEAVELEGKEPEPGDLFLFRLLSPTGRWCGAHVGVYCGRGEIIHFEGRNVASQGPHAFLGSCEGIVSKQGQRPLQRSRSLWRVLRRRGGVDPVGLERRVREAMDADPPPYHPTRSNCVHFALRLLGPGPTLDPLRIDGSPVSSVSVAPLPSHDPTPPPPPQPVNKQG; from the exons GCCCTGACAGGGGCAGTGAGCACCATTAAGTTCTTCCTGTCTGAGGCCTTCCTGGGGCGGCACTTCGAGGCGGTGGAGTTGGAAGGCAAGGAGCCCGAGCCGGGAGACCTCTTCCTGTTCAGGCTGTTGTCCCCCACGGGACGCTGGTGCGGGGCCCACGTGGGAGTGTACTGTGGCCGCGGGGAGATCATCCATTTCGAAG GGAGGAATGTCGCCAGCCAAGGGCCTCACGCGTTTCTGGGCTCCTGCGAAGGCATTGTATCCAAACAGGGGCAGCGCCCGCTGCAGCGCTCCCGCTCGCTGTGGCGTGTGCTGCGTAGACGTGGCGGCGTTGACCCGGTGGGCCTGGAGCGCCGTGTGCGCGAGGCCATGGACGCCGACCCGCCCCCCTACCACCCCACGCGCAGCAACTGCGTGCACTTTGCGCTGCGTCTGCTCGGCCCCGGGCCCACCCTGGACCCCCTGCGAATAGACGGCAGTCCTGTTAGCTCGGTGAGTGTGGCTCCGTTACCCAGCCACGACCCCACCCCGCCTCCGCCTCCACAGCCAGTTAACAAACAGGGCTAA
- the LOC131999004 gene encoding uncharacterized protein LOC131999004 isoform X5 produces MSFTSQALTGAVSTIKFFLSEAFLGRHFEAVELEGKEPEPGDLFLFRLLSPTGRWCGAHVGVYCGRGEIIHFEGRNVASQGPHAFLGSCEGIVSKQGQRPLQRSRSLWRVLRRRGGVDPVGLERRVREAMDADPPPYHPTRSNCVHFALRLLGPGPTLDPLRIDGSPVSSVSVAPLPSHDPTPPPPPQPVNKQG; encoded by the exons aTGAGCTTCACGTCCCAG GCCCTGACAGGGGCAGTGAGCACCATTAAGTTCTTCCTGTCTGAGGCCTTCCTGGGGCGGCACTTCGAGGCGGTGGAGTTGGAAGGCAAGGAGCCCGAGCCGGGAGACCTCTTCCTGTTCAGGCTGTTGTCCCCCACGGGACGCTGGTGCGGGGCCCACGTGGGAGTGTACTGTGGCCGCGGGGAGATCATCCATTTCGAAG GGAGGAATGTCGCCAGCCAAGGGCCTCACGCGTTTCTGGGCTCCTGCGAAGGCATTGTATCCAAACAGGGGCAGCGCCCGCTGCAGCGCTCCCGCTCGCTGTGGCGTGTGCTGCGTAGACGTGGCGGCGTTGACCCGGTGGGCCTGGAGCGCCGTGTGCGCGAGGCCATGGACGCCGACCCGCCCCCCTACCACCCCACGCGCAGCAACTGCGTGCACTTTGCGCTGCGTCTGCTCGGCCCCGGGCCCACCCTGGACCCCCTGCGAATAGACGGCAGTCCTGTTAGCTCGGTGAGTGTGGCTCCGTTACCCAGCCACGACCCCACCCCGCCTCCGCCTCCACAGCCAGTTAACAAACAGGGCTAA